In Suricata suricatta isolate VVHF042 chromosome 14, meerkat_22Aug2017_6uvM2_HiC, whole genome shotgun sequence, one DNA window encodes the following:
- the RPL17 gene encoding 60S ribosomal protein L17: MVRYSLDPENPTKSCKSRGSNLRVHFKNTRETAQAIKGMHIRKATKYLKDVTLQKQCVPFRRYNGGVGRCAQAKQWGWTQGRWPKKSAEFLLHMLKNAESNAELKGLDVDSLVIEHIQVNKAPKMRRRTYRAHGRINPYMSSPCHIEMILTEKEQIVPKPEEEVAQKKKISQKKLKKQKLMARE; the protein is encoded by the exons atggttcGCTATTCCCTTGACCCGGAAAACCCGACAAAAT catgCAAATCAAGAGGTTCAAATCTTCGTGTTCACTTTAAG AACACCCGTGAAACTGCCCAGGCCATCAAGGGTATGCATATCCGAAAAGCCACCAAGTATCTTAAAGATGTCACTCTGCAGAAGCAGTGTGTGCCGTTCCGACGCTACAATGGTGGAGTTGGTAGGTGTGCCCAG GCCAAACAGTGGGGCTGGACACAGGGTCGGTGGCCCAAAAAGAGTGCTGAATTTTTACTGCACATgcttaaaaatgcagagagtaATGCTGAACTTAAG ggTTTAGATGTAGATTCTCTGGTCATTGAGCACATCCAGGTGAACAAAGCCCCCAAGATGCGGCGTAGAACTTACAGGGCTCATGGTCGGATTAACCCATACATGAGCTCTCCCTGCCACATTGAGATGATCCTCACTGAAAAAGAGCAGATTGTTCCTAAACCAGAAGAGGAagttgcacagaagaaaaag atatcccagaagaaactgaagaaacaaaaacttatggcccgggagtaa